One part of the Phragmites australis chromosome 3, lpPhrAust1.1, whole genome shotgun sequence genome encodes these proteins:
- the LOC133911533 gene encoding pentatricopeptide repeat-containing protein At4g35130, chloroplastic-like — MATPLLLPSRAAHAAATATTCASSQHLTAVTSKEPPPPPRLRSKRSGGGASGHGPKSLVLSHVAAGRMNEATDAFAAVRSSESFLHNVMIRGFADAGLPGDALAAYRAMLAAGARPDRFTFPIVVKCCARVGRLEEGCAAHAAVIKLGLGADVYIGNSFVAFYAKLGLVGDAERVFDGVPVRDIVSWNSMVDGYVSNGMGALALACFQEMNNAQVQHDSVGIIAALAACCLESALMHGREIHGYVIRHGLEQDVKVGTSVLDMYCKCGEVASAENVFATMPLRTVVTWNCMIGGYALNQRSADAFGCFMQMKAEGFQVEVVTAINLLAACAQTESSLYGRSVHGYVIRRLFLPHVVLETALLEMYGKVGKVESSEKIFGQITDKTLVSWNNMIAAYMCKEMYREAIRLFLDLLNQPLYPDHFTMSTVLPAFVLLGSLRQCRQMHSYIISLGYGDNTLIMNAVMHMYARCGDVGASREIFDKLPGKDAISWNTMIIGYAIHGQGKAALEMFNEMKWNGLEPNESTFVSVLTACSVSGLAAEGWMQFNSMQQDYGMVPQIEHYGCMTDLLGRAGGLREVLQFIENMPIAPTSRIWGSLLTASRNRNDIDVAEYAAEKIFQLEHDNTGCYVVLSTMYADAGRWEDVERIRSLMKDKGLQKTEARSLVELNGTECRFVNEDMSHPQSKAIHELSDILSRNIGETLDDSRNLRDAVTFESRRTLMPNKHSVRLAVAFGLISSEVGIPVLVKKNVRVCNYCHHALKLISKYSRRKIVVGDTKIYHVFSDGSCCCGDYW; from the coding sequence ATGGCCACGCCGCTCCTTCTCCCCTCCCGCGCCGCCCATGCCGCCGCTACCGCCACTACCTGCGCCTCCTCGCAACACCTTACCGCGGTTACCTCCAAGGAGCCCCCTCCCCCGCCCCGGCTCCGGAGCAAGCGCAGCGGGGGAGGGGCCTCCGGCCACGGCCCCAAGTCCCTCGTCCTCTCCCACGTCGCAGCGGGCCGCATGAATGAGGCCACGGACGCCTTCGCGGCCGTCAGGAGCTCCGAATCGTTCCTCCACAATGTCATGATCCGCGGCTTCGCCGACGCGGGCCTCCCGGGGGACGCGCTCGCGGCCTACCGCGCCATGCTGGCGGCCGGCGCGCGCCCGGACCGCTTCACCTTCCCCATCGTGGTCAAGTGCTGCGCGCGCGTCGGCCGCCTCGAGGAAGGCTGCGCAGCGCACGCGGCCGTGATCAAGCTCGGGCTGGGGGCCGACGTGTACATCGGCAACTCGTTCGTCGCGTTCTACGCCAAGCTCGGCCTCGTCGGGGACGCCGAGAGGGTGTTCGACGGAGTGCCGGTGCGGGACATCGTCTCATGGAACTCGATGGTGGATGGGTACGTGTCGAACGGGATGGGGGCACTGGCACTGGCGTGCTTCCAGGAGATGAACAACGCACAAGTGCAGCATGACAGTGTTGGGATAATAGCCGCTCTTGCAGCTTGCTGCTTGGAGTCAGCATTGATGCATGGCCGGGAGATCCACGGCTACGTCATCAGACACGGTCTGGAGCAGGATGTCAAGGTGGGGACTTCTGTTCTTGACATGTATTGCAAATGTGGTGAAGTTGCATCTGCCGAGAATGTGTTTGCAACGATGCCATTGAGGACCGTAGTGACATGGAATTGTATGATAGGTGGGTATGCGCTGAATCAACGATCTGCGGATGCATTTGGTTGCTTCATGCAAATGAAAGCAGAGGGGTTTCAGGTGGAAGTGGTCACCGCTATCAATTTGCTGGCTGCATGTGCTCAAACTGAAAGCTCATTGTATGGAAGGAGTGTTCATGGTTATGTAATTCGGAGACTCTTTCTTCCTCACGTGGTGCTTGAAACTGCTCTTCTGGAGATGTATGGTAAAGTTGGCAAAGTGGAATCatctgaaaagatatttggtCAGATAACGGACAAAACTCTGGTATCATGGAATAATATGATTGCTGCTTACATGTGCAAGGAGATGTATAGGGAAGCCATCAGATTGTTCCTGGATTTACTGAATCAACCTCTTTATCCTGATCATTTCACCATGTCGACAGTACTACCTGCATTCGTCTTGCTAGGGTCACTAAGACAATGCAGGCAAATGCACAGCTACATTATCAGCTTAGGCTATGGAGACAACACTCTCATTATGAACGCAgttatgcatatgtatgcaagGTGTGGCGATGTTGGGGCCTCAAGGGAGATATTTGACAAACTGCCAGGCAAGGATGCTATCTCCTGGAACACGATGATTATAGGATATGCAATTCACGGACAGGGAAAGGCTGCGCTGGAAATGTTCAATGAAATGAAATGGAATGGTCTGGAACCAAATGAGAGTACCTTTGTTTCTGTGTTGACTGCTTGCAGTGTTTCAGGCTTGGCGGCTGAAGGCTGGATGCAGTTCAATTCAATGCAACAAGACTATGGTATGGTTCCACAGATTGAGCACTATGGATGCATGACTGATCTTCTGGGTCGAGCAGGTGGCCTTAGAGAGGTGTTGCAGTTTATTGAAAACATGCCAATAGCTCCAACATCCAGGATTTGGGGTTCCTTACTAACTGCAAGCAGAAACAGGAATGATATAGATGTAGCAGAATATGCAGCGGAGAAGATATTCCAACTGGAACATGACAACACTGGCTGCTATGTTGTTCTGTCCACCATGTATGCTGATGCTGGGAGATGGGAGGATGTGGAGAGGATAAGATCTCTGATGAAGGATAAGGGGTTGCAAAAAACGGAAGCGAGAAGTCTTGTCGAGCTTAATGGAACAGAGTGCAGATTTGTCAATGAAGATATGTCTCATCCTCAGAGCAAGGCAATTCATGAATTGTCTGATATTCTGTCAAGAAATATTGGAGAAACTTTGGATGACTCAAGGAATCTCCGTGACGCGGTTACGTTTGAATCTAGAAGAACACTAATGCCTAATAAGCATAGTgtaaggcttgctgttgctttTGGTTTGATATCATCTGAGGTTGGAATCCCCGTTCTTGTCAAAAAGAATGTGCGTGTATGCAATTACTGCCATCATGCACTGAAGTTGATCTCAAAGTATTCAAGACGGAAGATTGTTGTTGGTGACACAAAGATCTATCATGTATTTTCAGATGGTTCGTGTTGTTGTGGTGACTATTGGTGA
- the LOC133911534 gene encoding uncharacterized protein LOC133911534 isoform X2, giving the protein MAATGQEEDDIDHYEVLCLPSGEEGAALTIEQIEKSYRTQSRLRHPDKRPDDPNATADFQRLSSSYKLLRDESLRRQFDARLRARREAASRAAAAGVKRRKAVSDLEERERAAATGQPTDPGEVARREAKRKAADIQRELDEFRAAKQAAASGAASTSGHGDKKGGAPQDGVKTDKGKILKVSWDGSADSYTAAKLEELFQKFGKVEDIVIKTSKSRSRGSAIVVMGTKEAALLAIQNHFFLFPLTVAPVQESGGLPARSTQTHESRTSNVDGTGFSDLEASVFRKLQEAQKRKQSG; this is encoded by the exons ATGGCGGCGACGGgacaggaggaggatgacatcGACCACTACGAGGTGCTCTGCCTCCCGTCGGGGGAGGAAGGCGCGGCGCTGACAATCGAGCAGATCGAGAAGTCCTACCGGACGCAGTCGCGGCTGCGCCATCCCGACAAGCGCCCCGATGACCCCAACGCCACCGCGGACTTCCAGCGCCTCTCGAGCTCATACAAGCTCCTCCGCGACGAGTCCCTACGCCGCCAATTCGACGCACGCCTCCGCGCCCGCCGGGAGGCAGcgtcccgcgccgccgccgcgggcgtCAAGCGCCGGAAGGCCGTCTCCGACCTCGAGGAGCGCGAGCGCGCCGCTGCCACAGGCCAGCCCACCGATCCTGGCGAGGTCGCCAGGCGGGAGGCCAAGCGGAAGGCCGCCGACATCCAGCGCGAGCTGGATGAGTTCCGCGCCgccaagcaggctgccgccTCAGGCGCCGCGTCCACTTCG GGACATGGAGATAAGAAGGGTGGAGCCCCACAGGACGGGGTGAAAACAGACAAGGGCAAGATCTTGAAGGTTTCATGGGATGGGAGTGCAGATTCTTATACTGCAGCAAAGTTGGAGGAGCTCTTCCAGAAATTTGGCAAAGTTGAAGACATCGTGATCAAAACAAGTAAATCAAGGAGTAGGGGCTCAGCAATTGTAGTCATGGGCACCAAAGAAGCTGCA CTACTAGCAATACAGAACCATTTTTTTCTGTTTCCATTAACTGTTGCTCCTGTTCAAGAATCGGGTGGATTACCAGCAAGGTCAACTCAAACACATGAATCGAGGACAAGCAACGTCGATGGAACTGGATTTAGTGATTTGGAAGCATCGGTATTCCGGAAACTTCAAGAG GCCCAGAAAAGGAAACAGAGTGGCTAA
- the LOC133911534 gene encoding uncharacterized protein LOC133911534 isoform X1, whose protein sequence is MAATGQEEDDIDHYEVLCLPSGEEGAALTIEQIEKSYRTQSRLRHPDKRPDDPNATADFQRLSSSYKLLRDESLRRQFDARLRARREAASRAAAAGVKRRKAVSDLEERERAAATGQPTDPGEVARREAKRKAADIQRELDEFRAAKQAAASGAASTSGHGDKKGGAPQDGVKTDKGKILKVSWDGSADSYTAAKLEELFQKFGKVEDIVIKTSKSRSRGSAIVVMGTKEAANRVDYQQGQLKHMNRGQATSMELDLVIWKHRYSGNFKRPRKGNRVANCFFLKHVLVLMYDISCHLRIPGVIDIPKSEHVCLVRSFVADNFL, encoded by the exons ATGGCGGCGACGGgacaggaggaggatgacatcGACCACTACGAGGTGCTCTGCCTCCCGTCGGGGGAGGAAGGCGCGGCGCTGACAATCGAGCAGATCGAGAAGTCCTACCGGACGCAGTCGCGGCTGCGCCATCCCGACAAGCGCCCCGATGACCCCAACGCCACCGCGGACTTCCAGCGCCTCTCGAGCTCATACAAGCTCCTCCGCGACGAGTCCCTACGCCGCCAATTCGACGCACGCCTCCGCGCCCGCCGGGAGGCAGcgtcccgcgccgccgccgcgggcgtCAAGCGCCGGAAGGCCGTCTCCGACCTCGAGGAGCGCGAGCGCGCCGCTGCCACAGGCCAGCCCACCGATCCTGGCGAGGTCGCCAGGCGGGAGGCCAAGCGGAAGGCCGCCGACATCCAGCGCGAGCTGGATGAGTTCCGCGCCgccaagcaggctgccgccTCAGGCGCCGCGTCCACTTCG GGACATGGAGATAAGAAGGGTGGAGCCCCACAGGACGGGGTGAAAACAGACAAGGGCAAGATCTTGAAGGTTTCATGGGATGGGAGTGCAGATTCTTATACTGCAGCAAAGTTGGAGGAGCTCTTCCAGAAATTTGGCAAAGTTGAAGACATCGTGATCAAAACAAGTAAATCAAGGAGTAGGGGCTCAGCAATTGTAGTCATGGGCACCAAAGAAGCTGCA AATCGGGTGGATTACCAGCAAGGTCAACTCAAACACATGAATCGAGGACAAGCAACGTCGATGGAACTGGATTTAGTGATTTGGAAGCATCGGTATTCCGGAAACTTCAAGAG GCCCAGAAAAGGAAACAGAGTGGCTAATTGCTTCTTTCTGAAACATGTGTTGGTGCTTATGTACGACATCTCCTGTCACCTCAGGATTCCTGGGGTAATAGATATACCGAAATCTGAACACGTTTGTTTAGTTCGGAGTTTTGTTGCTGATAATTTTCTGTAA